One [Clostridium] saccharolyticum WM1 DNA segment encodes these proteins:
- a CDS encoding ABC transporter ATP-binding protein, with product MLEIKDLRKKFGKFHALNGLDLHIPKGSLYGFVGPNGAGKTTTIKIMTGLLYADSGQVMIDGADVSRGLNELKLKIGYVPDFFGVYDNLKVNEYMEFFASCYGSDGLKARTRYMTLLEQVGLEDKVNFYVDSLSRGMKQRLCLARALIHDPLLLVLDEPASGLDPRTRFEFKEILKELKEQGKTILISSHVLSELSELCTDIGIIDQGKMILSGSMEEILRRVNASNPLIISVLGNKEKALTILKSQPCVQTIAVKDEDIRVNFYGDEQDEALLLQQLVDADVLVHGFYREQGSLESLFMQITDHDKEKAVLVHEIESGL from the coding sequence ATGTTAGAAATTAAAGATTTACGGAAAAAATTTGGTAAATTCCATGCGCTGAACGGACTGGACCTTCATATTCCAAAAGGATCTCTTTACGGGTTCGTTGGACCTAACGGCGCCGGTAAAACCACCACCATTAAAATCATGACAGGGCTTCTCTACGCTGACAGCGGCCAGGTAATGATCGACGGGGCGGATGTGTCCAGAGGCCTAAATGAATTAAAGCTGAAGATCGGCTATGTGCCGGATTTTTTCGGCGTTTATGACAATTTAAAGGTCAATGAATACATGGAATTCTTTGCCTCCTGCTACGGGAGCGACGGCTTAAAGGCAAGGACCCGGTATATGACCCTTTTGGAGCAGGTGGGCCTGGAGGATAAGGTGAACTTTTACGTGGACAGCTTGTCAAGGGGAATGAAGCAGCGGCTCTGCCTGGCAAGGGCTTTGATCCACGACCCTCTTTTGCTGGTGCTTGATGAACCTGCCTCTGGGCTGGATCCACGAACCAGGTTTGAGTTTAAAGAAATCTTGAAGGAATTAAAGGAACAGGGAAAGACCATATTGATCAGCTCCCATGTACTTTCCGAGCTTTCTGAGCTGTGTACGGACATTGGGATCATTGACCAGGGAAAAATGATCTTAAGCGGAAGCATGGAGGAGATCCTGCGCAGGGTCAACGCTTCCAATCCCCTGATTATTTCTGTGTTGGGGAATAAGGAAAAGGCGCTGACCATTTTAAAGAGCCAGCCCTGCGTCCAGACCATAGCGGTAAAGGACGAGGACATTCGGGTGAACTTTTACGGTGACGAGCAGGATGAGGCGCTCCTTTTGCAGCAGTTAGTGGATGCCGATGTGCTGGTGCATGGCTTCTACAGAGAGCAGGGAAGTCTGGAATCCTTATTTATGCAGATCACGGATCATGATAAAGAAAAGGCGGTGCTTGTACATGAAATTGAATCCGGTTTATAA
- a CDS encoding ABC transporter permease, with the protein MKLNPVYKRETMVSSRSFRLALILALFNTILALVVLLNMYSVVERVKLTAEIQYSSFTNLYVFVAAVEFVLLMFIMPALTAGSISGERERQTLDLLLTTTLKPWQIIWGKLTSSFGTMFLLIMSSFPLLAVSFVYGGVMVYDVLLLLLCYLAVALLCGSMGVCFSSLFKRSTIATVVSYGVLILIAAGTYAINAFALSISRMNMSSAYAMSVGGVADQTNSGAFLYLLLLNPAATFYAMINGQTGDNQVVRSLNSWFGPHPDNFVMEHWVVLSIFIQLALAVLFMFIAVKAISPSKGKKIKK; encoded by the coding sequence ATGAAATTGAATCCGGTTTATAAAAGGGAGACAATGGTCAGTTCCAGAAGCTTCCGTCTGGCCCTGATCCTGGCTCTTTTTAATACCATCCTGGCTCTTGTGGTCCTGCTTAACATGTATTCCGTGGTGGAGAGGGTTAAGCTGACGGCAGAGATCCAGTATTCTTCCTTTACCAATCTGTACGTATTTGTGGCTGCAGTGGAATTTGTGCTGCTGATGTTCATTATGCCTGCCTTAACGGCAGGCAGCATCAGCGGAGAAAGGGAACGCCAGACCCTTGATCTTCTTCTCACCACCACCTTAAAGCCATGGCAGATCATATGGGGGAAGCTGACCTCGTCCTTTGGCACCATGTTTCTCCTGATTATGTCCAGCTTTCCCCTTCTGGCGGTCTCCTTTGTATACGGGGGAGTCATGGTTTATGACGTGCTTCTTTTGCTCTTGTGTTATTTGGCAGTGGCCCTTCTCTGCGGAAGCATGGGGGTGTGCTTTTCTTCCCTGTTCAAACGGTCTACCATTGCCACCGTGGTAAGCTATGGAGTCCTGATCCTTATTGCTGCAGGGACCTATGCGATCAATGCATTTGCCCTGTCCATTTCCCGGATGAACATGAGCAGCGCCTATGCCATGTCCGTGGGAGGCGTTGCGGACCAGACCAATTCCGGTGCATTCCTCTATCTGCTCCTTTTAAACCCGGCAGCCACCTTCTATGCAATGATCAACGGCCAGACAGGAGATAATCAGGTGGTGAGAAGCCTAAACAGCTGGTTCGGTCCCCATCCGGATAACTTTGTCATGGAACATTGGGTGGTCTTGAGCATTTTCATCCAGCTTGCCCTGGCGGTTTTATTCATGTTTATCGCTGTAAAGGCCATCAGCCCATCCAAAGGGAAAAAGATAAAAAAATAA
- a CDS encoding deoxyribonuclease IV, translating into MLTIGCHLSSSKGYYAMGKEAVKIKANTFQFFTRNPRGTRAKAMNPEDVNRYLDFAREHGIDQILAHAPYTFNACSPNEGLRALTAETMKDDLERMEYTPGNCYNFHPGSHVGQGTEAGIRFISDMLNQILTPEHRTTVLLETMSGKGSEIGREFEELREILDRVVLKDHMGVCLDTCHVWDAGYDIAGDLDGVLNRFDRIIGLDKLKAIHFNDSQNPLGARKDRHAKIGEGFIGFEALKRLTVHPALKSLPFYLETPNDLSGYAKEIAMLRAI; encoded by the coding sequence ATGCTTACGATCGGATGCCATCTGTCTTCCTCAAAAGGCTATTATGCCATGGGAAAGGAGGCAGTGAAGATAAAAGCCAACACCTTTCAGTTTTTTACAAGAAATCCCAGGGGGACCAGGGCAAAGGCCATGAACCCTGAAGATGTCAACCGATATCTGGACTTTGCACGGGAACATGGGATAGACCAGATTCTGGCCCATGCGCCCTACACTTTCAATGCCTGCTCCCCCAATGAAGGCTTAAGGGCCCTTACCGCAGAAACCATGAAGGACGATTTGGAACGGATGGAATACACTCCCGGAAACTGTTATAATTTTCACCCGGGAAGCCATGTGGGGCAGGGAACGGAAGCAGGGATCCGTTTTATTTCGGATATGCTGAATCAGATCCTGACACCGGAACACCGTACCACAGTGCTTTTAGAAACCATGTCCGGCAAGGGCAGCGAAATAGGACGGGAATTTGAAGAGTTACGGGAGATCCTGGACCGGGTAGTACTAAAGGACCATATGGGAGTCTGCCTGGATACGTGCCATGTATGGGATGCAGGCTATGATATTGCCGGTGATCTGGACGGAGTTTTAAACCGGTTTGACCGGATCATCGGACTGGACAAATTAAAGGCCATCCATTTCAATGACAGTCAGAATCCCCTGGGAGCCCGCAAGGACCGCCACGCAAAGATCGGAGAAGGCTTTATCGGATTTGAGGCTCTGAAGAGGCTGACGGTTCACCCGGCTTTAAAGAGCCTTCCCTTTTATTTGGAGACGCCCAATGATCTTTCGGGGTATGCCAAAGAAATTGCCATGCTGCGTGCTATATAA
- a CDS encoding SPFH domain-containing protein gives MGIVKALTTAVGGSLADQWLEVIEAGSMGDQTVFASGVKIRKGSNTKSTDYTISDGSVIHVYPNQFMILVDGGKVVDYTGEPGYFTVKNSSLPSLFNGQFDEAIKESFDRIRFGGQTPTAQKVYFINLQEIKGIKFGTPNPINYFDQFYQAELFLRAHGTYSIKVTDPLLFYGEVIPKNASRVEVDDINAQYLSEFLEALQSSISQMSADGIRISYVASKGRELGQYMADVLDGQWKDQRGMEIQSVGIASISYDEESKELIHMRNQGAMLSDPGIREGYVQGSVARGLEAAGSNSNGSMTGFMGMGMGMNTAGGFMGAASGTNMQQMQMNRTQQGNPGEQMAAGEERKPESSLETPWTCTCGSVNKGKFCPECGSPKPAGTWTCECNTVNNGRFCSECGKPRP, from the coding sequence ATGGGAATTGTTAAGGCGCTTACTACCGCAGTAGGAGGCTCACTGGCAGACCAGTGGCTTGAAGTGATAGAAGCAGGCAGCATGGGTGATCAGACCGTATTTGCCAGCGGAGTGAAGATACGAAAAGGATCCAATACAAAGAGTACGGATTATACCATTTCCGATGGTTCTGTCATTCATGTTTACCCCAACCAGTTCATGATTCTGGTGGATGGGGGAAAAGTGGTCGACTACACAGGGGAACCAGGCTATTTTACCGTAAAAAACTCTTCCCTCCCCTCCCTTTTTAACGGCCAGTTTGATGAGGCCATAAAAGAATCCTTTGACCGGATTCGTTTCGGTGGTCAGACGCCCACTGCCCAAAAGGTATATTTCATCAACCTGCAGGAGATTAAAGGAATCAAGTTCGGTACTCCCAATCCCATTAATTATTTTGACCAGTTTTATCAAGCGGAATTGTTTTTACGGGCTCACGGAACGTATTCCATCAAGGTGACGGACCCTCTGCTGTTCTATGGGGAGGTCATACCGAAAAATGCCTCCCGTGTTGAGGTTGATGATATCAACGCCCAGTATTTATCAGAATTTTTAGAAGCGCTCCAGTCTTCCATCAGCCAGATGTCCGCCGACGGCATACGGATCTCCTATGTGGCTTCCAAAGGAAGAGAATTGGGGCAGTATATGGCGGATGTCCTTGACGGCCAATGGAAGGACCAGAGAGGAATGGAAATCCAGTCCGTTGGTATTGCCAGCATTTCCTATGATGAAGAGTCAAAGGAATTGATCCATATGCGCAACCAGGGCGCCATGTTAAGCGATCCGGGCATTCGGGAAGGCTATGTGCAGGGATCTGTAGCCAGAGGCTTAGAAGCGGCGGGTAGCAACTCTAACGGCTCCATGACAGGATTTATGGGCATGGGCATGGGGATGAACACGGCCGGAGGCTTTATGGGAGCAGCTTCAGGCACTAACATGCAGCAGATGCAGATGAACCGTACCCAGCAGGGAAACCCAGGGGAACAGATGGCAGCAGGGGAAGAACGTAAACCGGAAAGCTCTTTGGAGACCCCATGGACCTGTACCTGCGGAAGTGTGAATAAGGGAAAATTCTGTCCGGAATGCGGCAGTCCAAAGCCGGCAGGAACCTGGACCTGTGAATGTAACACGGTAAACAATGGCAGATTTTGTTCGGAGTGTGGAAAACCAAGACCATGA
- a CDS encoding TPM domain-containing protein, translated as MMKMKRLFLPIIRGAVFLSAFLLVLSFLPGGLKAFAQKNGDRDASREKRVYDDAGLFSQEETETFETQIQAMRKEMNMDVVILTTDQAGGKSAGEYAEDFYIRGSFGVGKDYNGVLFLIDMDNRELYILPVGTMNRFLTDKRWNSILDEAYDQVSSQKYGACAQSFLDGVTKYYRAGIPGGQYNYDKETGKVSVYRSIRWYEAALAALAGLVAAGIACGGVTSRYSMKKERDWARNSLMAYRGDSQFRYSDQTDHLVNKTVTYAMIPRNQGNGGGSGGGMSSGGRSTTHTSSGRTMGGGGRKF; from the coding sequence ATGATGAAAATGAAAAGACTGTTCCTTCCCATAATCCGGGGAGCTGTTTTTCTGTCTGCATTCCTTCTGGTTCTTTCCTTCCTTCCGGGAGGATTGAAGGCCTTTGCCCAAAAGAATGGTGATCGGGACGCTTCCCGTGAGAAGCGGGTCTATGATGATGCCGGACTTTTTTCTCAAGAGGAAACAGAAACATTTGAGACTCAGATCCAGGCCATGAGAAAAGAGATGAACATGGATGTGGTGATCCTTACCACAGACCAGGCCGGCGGCAAGAGTGCCGGAGAATATGCGGAAGATTTCTATATCAGGGGTTCCTTTGGTGTTGGCAAGGATTACAACGGAGTCCTGTTCCTCATTGATATGGATAACCGGGAGCTGTATATCCTTCCCGTGGGGACCATGAACCGGTTTTTAACAGATAAACGTTGGAATTCCATCCTGGATGAGGCCTATGACCAGGTCAGCAGCCAGAAATACGGAGCCTGTGCACAAAGCTTTCTGGATGGTGTGACAAAATACTACCGGGCAGGTATTCCCGGAGGACAGTACAATTACGATAAAGAGACCGGAAAGGTAAGCGTTTACCGCAGCATCCGCTGGTATGAGGCAGCCCTGGCAGCCCTGGCAGGGCTCGTGGCCGCCGGTATCGCCTGCGGGGGAGTGACCAGCCGGTATTCGATGAAAAAGGAAAGAGACTGGGCCAGGAATTCCCTTATGGCCTATCGTGGGGATAGCCAGTTCCGGTATTCAGACCAGACCGATCATCTTGTCAACAAAACTGTAACCTATGCCATGATACCCCGGAATCAGGGGAACGGGGGCGGAAGCGGCGGAGGCATGTCTTCCGGTGGCAGAAGCACCACCCATACATCCTCTGGAAGAACCATGGGAGGCGGAGGAAGGAAGTTTTGA
- a CDS encoding DNA/RNA nuclease SfsA: MKYEHMMTGTFISRPNRFIAHVLITREGNREETVVCHVKNTGRCRELLIPGVKVLVQYHPEAAALGRKTEYSLIGVWKRREKGGPLLINMDSQAPNQAAYEWLKAKRENPVLPFHQTGEQPFPYKPTMEGLRREVSYDQSRFDLAFLTVFPEIKGEQQKVIPAFMEVKGVTLEENGLAMFPDAPTLRGVKHVQELINACKEGYETYILFVIQMKGMYGFTPNIKTHPEFGEALKRAEEAGVHILAYDCKVTEDSLSIDREVPVYLS, translated from the coding sequence TTGAAATACGAACACATGATGACAGGAACCTTTATAAGCCGTCCCAACCGTTTTATTGCCCATGTCCTGATTACAAGGGAGGGGAACAGGGAAGAGACGGTGGTCTGCCACGTTAAAAATACAGGGCGCTGCAGAGAGCTTCTCATCCCCGGCGTAAAGGTACTGGTGCAGTATCATCCGGAGGCAGCTGCCCTGGGGAGAAAAACGGAATACTCCCTGATCGGTGTATGGAAAAGGCGGGAAAAAGGCGGTCCTCTCCTCATCAACATGGATTCCCAGGCCCCTAATCAGGCGGCCTATGAGTGGCTGAAAGCCAAAAGGGAAAATCCGGTTCTGCCTTTTCATCAAACAGGGGAGCAGCCTTTCCCATATAAGCCAACCATGGAAGGCTTACGGCGGGAGGTTTCCTATGACCAGTCACGGTTTGACCTTGCCTTTTTGACAGTGTTTCCGGAAATAAAAGGGGAACAGCAGAAGGTGATCCCTGCATTCATGGAAGTTAAGGGAGTCACCCTGGAAGAAAACGGCCTTGCCATGTTTCCCGATGCACCTACGCTGCGGGGCGTAAAGCATGTCCAGGAGCTTATAAATGCCTGCAAAGAGGGTTACGAGACTTACATCCTGTTTGTCATTCAGATGAAGGGAATGTATGGATTTACGCCAAATATAAAAACCCATCCGGAATTTGGAGAAGCGTTAAAAAGAGCAGAAGAAGCCGGGGTCCATATTCTGGCCTATGACTGCAAGGTTACGGAAGACTCCCTTTCCATAGACAGGGAGGTCCCGGTATATCTTTCATAG
- the thrC gene encoding threonine synthase: MELSYQSTRGGEAGVTASQAILKGLAEDGGLFMPCFIPKLDKSMKELSAMTYQETAYEVMKLYLTDYSEGELKTCIERAYDSKFDTEEIAPLAKAGGSYYLELYHGSTIAFKDMALSILPHLMTVAAKKNEVKNKIVILTATSGDTGKAAMAGFADVEGTEIIVFYPKDGVSRVQELQMVTQKGENTHVAAIHGNFDDAQTGVKKIFGDKEFARKLAEKGFQLSSANSINIGRLVPQVVYYVYAYAKLLSSGEIADGEVINVTVPTGNFGNILAAYLAKQMGVPIKTLICASNENKVLYDFFQTGTYDRNRDFILTSSPSMDILISSNLERLIYLSAGCDADANAAFMKDLSENGAYTVTDFMRGFMDDFKGGFAGEEETRAAIKKVFDDTGYLMDPHTGVAACVYDRYRTKTKDHTKNVIASTASPYKFSRSVLEAMEGKQEEPDEFRVIDHLAEVSRVPVPQAVEEIRTAPVRHNTECDVDKLKEAVEGFLS, translated from the coding sequence ATGGAATTATCCTATCAAAGCACCAGGGGCGGTGAAGCCGGTGTAACGGCTTCCCAGGCAATCTTAAAGGGACTGGCAGAAGACGGGGGCCTGTTTATGCCGTGTTTTATCCCAAAGCTTGACAAATCCATGAAGGAACTGTCGGCAATGACATATCAGGAAACGGCCTATGAGGTCATGAAGCTGTACCTTACGGATTATTCAGAGGGGGAGTTAAAAACCTGCATTGAACGGGCTTATGACAGCAAATTCGATACAGAGGAGATTGCTCCCTTAGCAAAGGCCGGCGGCTCCTATTATCTGGAATTATATCATGGTAGTACCATTGCATTTAAGGATATGGCTCTTTCCATTCTCCCTCATCTCATGACCGTTGCCGCAAAAAAGAATGAGGTAAAAAATAAAATTGTGATCCTCACGGCTACCTCCGGAGATACAGGAAAAGCTGCCATGGCAGGCTTTGCCGATGTGGAAGGGACGGAAATCATTGTATTTTACCCAAAGGATGGGGTAAGCCGGGTCCAGGAGCTTCAGATGGTGACCCAGAAGGGAGAAAACACCCATGTGGCTGCCATTCATGGAAACTTTGACGATGCCCAGACAGGGGTGAAGAAGATTTTCGGTGATAAGGAATTTGCACGTAAACTGGCTGAAAAGGGCTTTCAGCTTTCCTCTGCCAACTCCATCAACATCGGAAGGCTGGTTCCCCAGGTTGTCTACTATGTCTATGCTTATGCAAAGCTGCTTTCCAGCGGGGAGATCGCAGATGGAGAAGTGATCAATGTGACCGTACCCACAGGAAACTTCGGGAACATTCTGGCAGCTTACTTAGCAAAACAAATGGGAGTTCCCATTAAAACCCTGATCTGTGCCTCCAATGAAAATAAAGTTCTTTATGATTTCTTTCAGACCGGAACCTATGACCGGAACCGTGATTTCATACTTACCAGCTCTCCGTCCATGGATATTCTGATTTCCAGCAACTTAGAGCGCCTGATTTATTTAAGCGCCGGATGTGATGCGGATGCAAATGCCGCTTTCATGAAGGACTTAAGTGAAAACGGAGCCTATACGGTAACCGATTTTATGAGGGGATTCATGGATGATTTTAAGGGAGGCTTTGCAGGAGAAGAGGAGACCAGGGCAGCCATTAAGAAGGTATTTGATGATACGGGATATCTGATGGATCCCCATACAGGTGTGGCCGCCTGTGTGTACGACAGGTACAGGACAAAGACAAAGGATCACACAAAGAATGTTATCGCTTCCACGGCAAGTCCCTATAAATTCTCAAGAAGCGTTCTGGAAGCCATGGAAGGGAAACAGGAAGAGCCGGATGAATTCCGGGTCATTGACCATCTGGCAGAGGTCTCCAGGGTTCCTGTTCCCCAGGCAGTGGAAGAAATCCGCACTGCACCGGTACGCCATAATACGGAATGCGATGTCGATAAGCTGAAGGAAGCGGTGGAAGGCTTTTTAAGCTAA
- a CDS encoding MATE family efflux transporter: protein MIRKMREGIFQRLSSETTEMKEHQETPEMFSGKQLRQLIFPLVVEQILAVFMGMADTIMVASCGEEAVSGISIVDTINVLLIGLFGAMAAGGSVVTAQYMGRRDEKSVARASGQLFLAIGGLSIFLMAVTLLFNQQLLRLIYGNISPEVMNNGRTYFYISSLSYPFLAFYNSSAALFRTSGNSKVSMQVSLAANLCNIAGNALLIYGLRMGVAGAGLSTLFSRILSAVVMVVLLRKQSYFPVEFRLRVDKAMLRQILYIGVPNGLENSIFQLGKLLLSSLTASFGTMAIAANAVASTICGLETIPANAIGIALVTVVGQCIGAGELKQARRYMGKLLKTAYIWLLVLNLSIIPFLKPISGLFHLSGETSALAVKLMLYHSICCMMFHPLSFCLTNGLRAANDVRFTMTVSICSMWICRIVLAYVLSLYFGLGLMGIWIAMTIDWLVRAIFFSTRVLSGKWCQYANRNLR, encoded by the coding sequence ATGATACGAAAGATGAGAGAGGGCATTTTCCAACGCCTGAGCTCTGAAACCACAGAAATGAAGGAACATCAGGAAACGCCGGAAATGTTTTCCGGCAAGCAGCTTCGCCAGTTGATTTTTCCCCTGGTGGTTGAACAGATACTGGCGGTTTTTATGGGAATGGCTGATACCATTATGGTGGCCTCCTGCGGGGAAGAAGCCGTATCAGGCATATCCATCGTGGATACTATTAACGTCCTGCTCATCGGCTTGTTCGGGGCAATGGCCGCCGGAGGCTCCGTGGTGACCGCCCAGTACATGGGCAGAAGGGATGAGAAAAGTGTTGCCAGGGCCTCAGGCCAGTTATTCCTGGCCATTGGGGGCCTTTCTATTTTCCTTATGGCTGTGACCCTTCTTTTTAACCAGCAGCTTTTAAGGCTCATTTATGGAAATATCAGTCCGGAAGTTATGAATAACGGGCGGACTTATTTCTACATATCCTCCCTATCCTACCCGTTTCTGGCATTTTACAACAGCAGTGCAGCTCTTTTCAGGACCTCCGGAAACTCCAAGGTCTCCATGCAGGTCTCTCTGGCTGCCAATCTCTGCAATATCGCAGGAAACGCCCTGCTGATCTACGGGCTACGCATGGGTGTGGCAGGCGCCGGACTTTCCACCTTATTCTCCAGGATTTTATCTGCAGTGGTCATGGTGGTCCTTCTCCGGAAGCAGAGCTATTTCCCTGTTGAATTCCGTCTTCGGGTTGACAAGGCCATGCTGCGCCAGATCCTCTATATCGGTGTGCCAAACGGTCTGGAAAACAGCATTTTCCAGCTTGGAAAGCTTTTGCTGTCCAGCCTGACCGCCAGCTTCGGCACCATGGCCATTGCAGCAAATGCGGTAGCCAGTACCATCTGCGGCCTGGAGACCATTCCGGCCAACGCCATAGGAATTGCCCTGGTTACCGTGGTGGGACAATGCATCGGGGCCGGAGAACTGAAACAGGCCCGAAGATATATGGGGAAGCTTTTAAAAACAGCATATATCTGGCTGCTTGTATTAAACCTTTCCATCATACCATTTTTAAAACCAATATCCGGCCTGTTTCATTTATCCGGGGAAACAAGTGCCCTGGCCGTTAAACTCATGCTTTACCACAGCATCTGCTGCATGATGTTCCATCCATTGTCCTTTTGCCTTACCAACGGCCTGCGCGCTGCCAACGACGTCCGTTTCACCATGACAGTATCCATCTGCTCCATGTGGATCTGCCGGATCGTCCTGGCCTACGTACTGAGTCTGTATTTCGGCCTGGGCCTAATGGGAATCTGGATCGCCATGACCATTGACTGGCTGGTGCGGGCAATTTTCTTCTCCACCCGTGTCCTAAGCGGAAAATGGTGCCAGTACGCCAACAGAAACCTCCGTTAG
- the fba gene encoding class II fructose-1,6-bisphosphate aldolase: MLVSAKDMLEKARDGKYAVGQFNINNLEWTKAVLQTAEELKSPVILGVSEGAGKYMTGYKTVAAMVKAMIEELKITVPVALHLDHGSYDGCYKCMEAGFSSIMFDGSHYPIAENVEKTTELVKVCGEKGLSIEAEVGSIGGEEDGVVGMGECADPGECKQVADLGVTMLAAGIGNIHGKYPENWAGLSFDTLAAIKDQVGDMPLVLHGGTGIPEDQIKKAISLGVAKINVNTECQLSFADATRKYIEAGKDLEGKGFDPRKLLAPGTEAIKATVKEKMELFGSVGKA; encoded by the coding sequence ATGTTAGTTTCAGCAAAAGATATGCTTGAAAAGGCAAGAGACGGAAAGTATGCAGTTGGACAGTTCAACATCAACAACCTTGAGTGGACGAAAGCTGTTTTACAGACGGCCGAAGAGTTGAAATCCCCGGTGATTCTGGGTGTTTCCGAAGGCGCTGGCAAATACATGACAGGCTATAAGACCGTAGCTGCTATGGTGAAGGCCATGATCGAAGAATTAAAAATTACTGTTCCGGTGGCACTTCACTTAGACCATGGTTCCTATGACGGCTGCTATAAGTGCATGGAAGCCGGATTCTCCTCCATTATGTTCGATGGTTCCCATTATCCCATTGCTGAGAACGTGGAAAAGACCACAGAGCTTGTAAAGGTCTGTGGGGAAAAAGGCCTTTCCATTGAAGCAGAGGTAGGCTCCATCGGCGGTGAGGAAGATGGTGTTGTTGGTATGGGCGAATGCGCAGATCCCGGCGAGTGCAAGCAGGTTGCTGACTTAGGAGTAACCATGCTGGCAGCGGGAATCGGCAACATCCACGGAAAATATCCGGAAAACTGGGCTGGTTTAAGCTTTGATACCCTGGCTGCCATAAAGGATCAGGTAGGTGATATGCCTCTGGTACTTCACGGCGGGACAGGCATTCCGGAAGATCAGATCAAAAAGGCCATCAGCCTTGGCGTTGCAAAGATCAATGTGAATACGGAGTGCCAGCTGTCCTTTGCAGACGCAACCCGTAAGTATATTGAGGCAGGCAAAGATTTAGAAGGAAAGGGCTTTGATCCCCGTAAGCTTCTGGCTCCCGGAACAGAAGCAATTAAAGCCACTGTAAAAGAAAAGATGGAATTATTTGGATCTGTAGGAAAAGCTTAA